One region of Bradyrhizobium betae genomic DNA includes:
- a CDS encoding amidase, with protein MSTEPALMTLTEVARAIAMKQVSSHEVTRALLHRIAQWQPHLNAFMSIEAEAALKAAEAADAELAKGNVRGPLHGVPLAHKDMYYDAGKVSTCGSLIRRDFVPTVTSTALQRLKDAGQVRLGTLHLAEFAYGPTGHNHHYGPVRNPWNVAHITGGSSSGSGSSVAARLTFAALGSDTGGSIRMPAHFCGVTGLKTTVGRVSRAGAMPLSQSLDTVGPLARTAEDCALLLALIAGLDPADSTTSHEPLSDYVAATKGSLKGLKIGVPASFYVDDLDSEVARVLDETIAVLKREGADIVKVELPDQRQLSSASQLVLAAEAAAFHKRWMIERPQDYGPQVLMRLQNGLAVPAITYLEAMRWRGPALAAHNAATAGVDAIIAPASPVPAPTIEESDVGGGPNAPAMVQRLTLFTRPVNYLGLPSLTIPSGFTKSGLPVGMQLIGRSFDEATLLTIGAAFQRVTDYHDRIPKLPS; from the coding sequence ATGAGCACTGAGCCAGCCTTGATGACGCTCACCGAGGTCGCGCGTGCGATCGCGATGAAGCAGGTGTCCTCGCACGAGGTGACGCGGGCGCTGCTGCACCGCATCGCGCAGTGGCAGCCGCATCTCAACGCCTTCATGTCGATCGAAGCGGAGGCTGCGTTGAAAGCGGCCGAGGCCGCCGACGCCGAGCTTGCCAAGGGCAATGTCCGCGGTCCGCTGCATGGCGTGCCGCTGGCGCACAAGGATATGTATTACGATGCCGGCAAGGTCTCGACCTGCGGCTCGCTGATCCGCCGCGATTTCGTGCCGACCGTGACCTCCACCGCCCTGCAGCGGCTGAAGGATGCCGGGCAGGTTCGCCTCGGCACGTTGCATCTGGCCGAGTTCGCCTACGGCCCGACCGGGCACAACCATCACTATGGCCCGGTGCGCAATCCCTGGAACGTCGCGCACATCACCGGCGGCTCCTCGTCCGGCTCCGGCTCGTCGGTCGCCGCGCGCCTGACGTTTGCCGCGCTCGGCTCCGACACCGGCGGCTCGATCCGCATGCCCGCGCATTTCTGCGGCGTCACGGGCCTGAAGACCACCGTCGGCCGCGTCAGCCGCGCCGGCGCGATGCCGCTGTCGCAATCGCTCGACACCGTCGGCCCGCTCGCGCGGACCGCGGAGGATTGTGCGCTGCTGCTGGCGTTGATAGCTGGTCTCGATCCCGCGGATTCGACCACCAGCCACGAGCCGCTGTCGGACTATGTCGCGGCGACCAAGGGCTCGCTGAAGGGCCTCAAGATCGGCGTGCCCGCGTCGTTCTATGTCGACGATCTCGACAGCGAGGTCGCGCGCGTGCTCGACGAGACCATCGCGGTGCTCAAGCGCGAAGGCGCCGACATCGTCAAGGTCGAGCTGCCGGACCAGCGGCAATTGTCATCGGCAAGCCAGCTCGTGCTCGCGGCGGAAGCGGCCGCCTTCCACAAGCGCTGGATGATCGAGCGTCCGCAGGATTACGGCCCGCAGGTCCTGATGCGGCTTCAGAACGGTCTCGCCGTGCCCGCCATCACCTATCTCGAAGCGATGCGCTGGCGCGGTCCGGCGCTCGCGGCTCACAATGCGGCCACGGCCGGAGTTGACGCGATCATCGCGCCGGCTTCGCCGGTGCCGGCACCGACGATCGAGGAGAGCGACGTCGGTGGCGGTCCGAACGCGCCGGCCATGGTGCAGCGCCTGACGCTGTTCACCCGTCCGGTGAATTATCTTGGCCTGCCGTCGCTGACCATTCCCTCGGGCTTCACCAAAAGCGGCCTGCCGGTCGGCATGCAGCTGATCGGCCGCTCCTTCGACGAGGCGACCCTGCTCACCATCGGCGCCGCGTTCCAGCGCGTCACCGACTATCACGACCGGATACCCAAGCTGCCGTCATGA
- a CDS encoding ABC transporter ATP-binding protein gives MTKLVDISGLNIRFTGERTVYAVNDLSLSLGDGEVLGLLGESGSGKSVTLRALMRLLPKKRTQIKGKVNVMGRDVLAMNDEELSSFRGQTVSMIFQEPALALDPVYTIGAQIAESVVRHEGKSYAEGRARALDMLEVVRIPSARRRLDAYPHEMSGGMRQRAMIALALACRPKILLADEPTTALDATVQIQILLLLRELQREFGMSVIFVTHDIGVAIEICDRVAVMYAGQIAEQGTLRDIVRSPVHPYAKGLLASTIHGAKRGQRLETIPGTPPSLAEKPNSCSFAPRCKLAEPRCLEQLPPNVAVGPGRAARCVLAEPVAAT, from the coding sequence ATGACAAAGCTCGTCGACATCTCAGGCCTCAACATCCGCTTCACCGGCGAGCGCACGGTCTATGCCGTGAACGACCTCAGTCTCTCGCTGGGCGACGGCGAGGTTCTGGGCCTGCTCGGCGAGTCCGGTTCGGGCAAGAGCGTGACATTGCGTGCGCTGATGCGGCTATTGCCGAAGAAGCGCACGCAGATCAAGGGCAAGGTCAACGTGATGGGCCGCGACGTTCTGGCCATGAACGACGAGGAACTCTCGTCGTTCCGCGGCCAGACGGTGTCGATGATCTTTCAGGAGCCCGCGCTCGCGCTCGACCCGGTCTACACCATCGGCGCGCAGATCGCCGAAAGCGTGGTGCGTCATGAGGGCAAGTCTTACGCAGAGGGCAGGGCGCGTGCACTCGATATGCTCGAGGTCGTGCGAATTCCCTCGGCCAGGCGGCGTCTCGACGCCTATCCGCACGAGATGTCCGGCGGCATGCGCCAGCGCGCGATGATCGCGCTGGCGCTGGCCTGCCGCCCCAAGATCCTGCTCGCGGACGAGCCGACCACCGCGCTCGATGCCACCGTGCAGATCCAGATCCTGCTGCTGTTGCGCGAGCTGCAGCGCGAGTTCGGCATGTCCGTCATCTTCGTCACCCACGACATCGGCGTCGCCATCGAGATCTGCGACCGCGTGGCGGTGATGTATGCCGGCCAGATCGCGGAGCAGGGCACGCTGCGCGACATCGTCCGCAGCCCGGTGCATCCCTACGCCAAGGGCCTGCTCGCCTCGACCATCCACGGCGCCAAGCGGGGGCAGCGCCTCGAAACCATCCCCGGGACCCCGCCCTCGCTGGCGGAGAAGCCGAACAGCTGCTCCTTCGCCCCGCGCTGCAAGCTCGCCGAGCCGCGCTGCCTGGAGCAATTGCCTCCCAATGTGGCGGTCGGACCGGGCCGGGCGGCGCGGTGCGTGCTGGCGGAGCCGGTGGCGGCGACGTAG
- a CDS encoding GlsB/YeaQ/YmgE family stress response membrane protein — translation MYISNEGLLVILFVGLVAGWLAGKIVRGAGFGIIGDIVIGICGALVASLLFPKLGIRIGTGLVSEIVYSAIGAVILLLVVRLVRSGGRL, via the coding sequence ATGTACATTTCCAACGAAGGCCTGCTCGTCATCCTGTTCGTCGGCCTGGTGGCCGGCTGGCTGGCCGGAAAGATCGTGCGGGGTGCCGGGTTCGGGATCATCGGCGACATCGTCATCGGCATCTGCGGCGCGCTGGTAGCCAGCCTGTTGTTTCCGAAGCTTGGCATTCGCATCGGCACGGGCCTGGTGTCCGAGATCGTCTATTCCGCCATCGGTGCGGTCATCCTGCTGCTGGTCGTCAGGCTGGTGCGCAGCGGCGGCCGGCTTTAG
- a CDS encoding type I secretion system permease/ATPase, with amino-acid sequence MAAVPGVRRSELGDALRACRTAFIGVGLMSCMINLLYLTGSIFMLEVYDRVLPSRSVPTLVGLIVLASFLYAAQGVLDMIRNRILGRIGTALDEALNKRVFDTIVRLPLLVGNRNEGLQPLRDLDNVRSFLGGMGPSAFFDLPWLPLYLAICFAFHVMIGVTALVGAIILVGLTVVTEFMSRQPAKEAMGLAAQRNDIAQSSRRNAEVMVSMGMTGRMNQRWSEANEKYLDGNQRASDVAGGLGAVAKVLRMMLQSAVLAVGAYLVIHQEATAGIIIAGSILSARALAPVDLAIAHWKSFVAARQSWHRLTRLLEQMPAQTMPTQLQAPTSRLSVEGIAMVPPGDQRLIVQDVTFALAAGNGLGVIGPSGSGKSSLIRALVGVWQPVRGKVRLDGAALDQWSSDMLGRHIGYLPQDVELFGGSIAQNISRFDPAATSDGIIAAAKEAGVHEMIIKMREGYNTQVGEQGTALSAGQAQRVALARALYGNPFLIVLDEPNSNLDTEGDEALTRAIRGARDRGAIVIVVAHRPIGVEAVDQILVLRDGRMQAFGPKEQVLAQVLQPRVTPPAPIKIVSEGGKS; translated from the coding sequence ATGGCAGCCGTACCTGGCGTCCGCCGTTCAGAGCTCGGTGACGCCTTGCGCGCCTGTCGCACCGCGTTCATCGGCGTCGGCTTGATGAGCTGCATGATCAACCTGCTCTATCTGACCGGGTCGATCTTCATGCTCGAGGTCTACGACCGGGTGCTGCCGAGCCGCAGCGTTCCGACCCTTGTCGGCCTGATCGTCCTCGCCAGCTTCCTCTATGCCGCGCAGGGCGTGCTCGACATGATCCGCAACCGGATCCTGGGGCGGATCGGCACCGCGCTCGACGAGGCCCTCAACAAGCGCGTGTTCGACACCATCGTGCGCCTGCCTCTGCTGGTCGGCAACCGCAACGAGGGCCTGCAGCCGCTGCGCGACCTCGACAATGTCCGCTCCTTCCTCGGCGGTATGGGCCCGAGCGCGTTCTTCGATCTGCCCTGGCTGCCGCTCTATCTCGCCATCTGCTTCGCCTTCCACGTCATGATCGGTGTGACCGCCCTGGTCGGCGCCATCATCCTGGTCGGGCTGACGGTGGTCACCGAATTCATGTCCCGCCAGCCGGCGAAGGAGGCGATGGGCCTTGCCGCCCAGCGCAACGACATCGCCCAGTCCAGCCGCCGCAATGCCGAAGTCATGGTGTCGATGGGCATGACCGGCCGGATGAACCAGCGCTGGAGCGAGGCCAACGAAAAATATCTCGACGGCAACCAGCGTGCGAGCGACGTCGCCGGCGGTCTCGGCGCCGTCGCCAAGGTGCTGCGCATGATGCTGCAATCGGCCGTGCTCGCGGTCGGCGCCTATCTCGTCATCCACCAGGAGGCCACCGCCGGTATCATCATCGCCGGCTCGATCCTGTCCGCCCGCGCGCTGGCGCCGGTCGATCTTGCGATTGCGCACTGGAAATCCTTCGTCGCGGCACGCCAGAGCTGGCATCGCCTCACACGCCTTTTGGAGCAGATGCCGGCGCAGACGATGCCGACCCAGTTGCAGGCGCCCACCAGCCGCCTATCGGTCGAGGGCATCGCCATGGTGCCGCCGGGCGACCAGCGCCTCATCGTGCAGGACGTCACTTTCGCGCTCGCCGCCGGCAACGGCCTCGGCGTGATCGGACCGAGCGGCTCCGGCAAATCCTCGCTGATCCGCGCGCTGGTCGGTGTCTGGCAGCCCGTTCGCGGCAAGGTGCGGCTCGACGGCGCGGCGCTCGACCAATGGTCGAGCGACATGCTGGGTCGCCACATCGGTTATCTGCCGCAGGACGTCGAATTGTTCGGCGGCTCCATCGCGCAGAACATCAGCCGGTTCGATCCCGCGGCGACCTCCGACGGCATCATCGCCGCGGCCAAGGAAGCCGGCGTGCACGAGATGATCATCAAGATGCGTGAGGGCTACAACACGCAGGTCGGCGAGCAGGGCACCGCGCTCTCCGCAGGCCAGGCCCAGCGCGTGGCGCTGGCGCGTGCCCTCTACGGCAATCCGTTCCTGATCGTGCTCGACGAGCCCAATTCCAATCTCGACACCGAAGGCGACGAGGCGTTGACCCGCGCGATCCGCGGTGCACGCGACCGCGGCGCCATCGTCATCGTGGTGGCGCACCGACCGATCGGCGTCGAGGCGGTCGACCAGATCCTGGTGCTGCGCGACGGCCGCATGCAGGCCTTCGGACCGAAGGAGCAGGTGCTCGCGCAAGTGCTGCAGCCGCGCGTGACGCCGCCGGCACCGATCAAGATCGTCAGCGAAGGCGGCAAGTCATGA
- a CDS encoding HlyD family type I secretion periplasmic adaptor subunit — protein sequence MSTMTIGGKPAAKRTVRDSIRFHLMLGLGIVLVLVVGLGGWASTVQISGALIAPGQIVVESNVKKVQHPTGGVVGELRARDGDVVKAGDIVVRLDDTVTKANLAIVTKNLDAAQARAARLQAEQRGIDTIDFPRSLLDRGNDPDVKALLSAETKLFDVRVNGRAGQKAQLRERIQQLNEEIAGLSAQEKAKDKEISLVQQELVGVRDLYEKHLVQISRLTTLERDSARLNGERAQYIASRAQAKGKITETELQIIQVDKDMVSEVSKDLRETNDKIGEMIERKVAAEDQLRRVDIRAPQDGMVLQSTVHTVGGVVTAGDALMLIVPQADDLQVEAKVNPVDIDKLQIGQKTLLRLSAFNQRTTPELNGVVSRVSPDVTTDQRTGQSYYTIRVSLPADEIARLGDSRMIPGMPVEAFVQTGDRTMLSYLMKPLHDQLMRAFREK from the coding sequence ATGAGCACGATGACGATAGGCGGCAAGCCAGCCGCGAAGAGGACCGTGCGGGACTCGATCCGCTTTCACCTGATGCTCGGGCTTGGGATCGTGCTGGTTCTCGTGGTCGGCCTCGGCGGCTGGGCATCGACCGTGCAGATCTCCGGCGCGCTGATCGCGCCGGGCCAGATCGTGGTCGAATCCAACGTCAAGAAGGTGCAGCACCCGACCGGCGGCGTGGTCGGCGAGCTGCGCGCCCGCGACGGCGACGTGGTCAAGGCCGGCGACATCGTGGTGCGACTGGACGATACCGTCACCAAGGCGAACCTCGCCATCGTCACCAAGAATCTCGATGCTGCGCAGGCGCGCGCGGCGCGGCTCCAGGCCGAGCAGCGCGGGATCGACACGATCGACTTCCCGCGATCGCTGCTCGATCGCGGCAACGATCCCGACGTCAAGGCGCTGCTGTCCGCTGAGACGAAATTGTTCGACGTGCGCGTCAACGGCCGTGCCGGCCAGAAGGCGCAGCTGCGCGAACGCATCCAGCAGCTCAACGAAGAGATTGCGGGTCTGTCCGCGCAGGAAAAGGCCAAGGACAAGGAAATCTCGCTGGTGCAGCAGGAGCTGGTCGGCGTGCGCGATCTCTATGAGAAGCATCTGGTGCAGATCTCGCGCCTGACCACGCTGGAGCGCGACAGCGCCCGCCTCAACGGCGAGCGCGCCCAGTACATCGCCTCGCGCGCGCAGGCCAAGGGCAAGATCACCGAGACCGAGCTCCAGATCATCCAGGTCGACAAGGACATGGTCAGCGAGGTCTCCAAGGATCTGCGCGAGACCAACGACAAGATCGGCGAAATGATCGAGCGCAAGGTCGCCGCCGAGGACCAGCTTCGCCGCGTCGACATCCGCGCGCCGCAGGACGGCATGGTGCTGCAATCGACCGTTCATACCGTCGGCGGCGTCGTCACCGCCGGCGACGCCCTGATGCTGATCGTGCCGCAGGCCGACGATCTCCAGGTCGAGGCCAAGGTCAATCCGGTCGACATCGACAAGCTGCAGATCGGCCAGAAGACGCTGCTGCGCCTCTCCGCCTTCAACCAGCGCACCACGCCCGAGCTCAACGGCGTCGTCAGCCGTGTCTCGCCCGACGTGACCACCGACCAGCGCACCGGCCAGAGCTACTACACCATCCGCGTCTCGCTGCCGGCGGACGAGATCGCCCGCCTCGGCGACTCCAGGATGATCCCCGGCATGCCCGTGGAAGCCTTTGTCCAGACCGGCGACCGCACCATGCTGTCCTATCTGATGAAACCCCTGCACGACCAGTTGATGCGGGCATTCAGAGAGAAGTGA